The following are encoded together in the Luteolibacter rhizosphaerae genome:
- a CDS encoding PQQ-dependent sugar dehydrogenase produces the protein MRRLPLAAILLPFACGSLKADPLPLRQPNPALNVPAAPPTTSLSLVDAFPLSFAAPTCLASEPNNQLRLYVCEKAGVIQLIPDVTATSPGKVAFFNLAGVVNPRTDEEFRNVSEGGLLGLAFHPNYAQNRYFYVFYSVRIEIGGEYELHQRISRFTTLAGNPNAVDLTSEHILLQQIDDEGNHNGGDLHFGPDGYLYISVGDGGGQNDVGLNSQRIDKDFFSAIMRIDVDKKVGNLEPNPHPNPAEHTNRADAVQRTNGIAHYSIPADNPFVGAETFNGLPVADEYVRTEFWATGLRNPWRFSFDGADLWCGDVGGSKREEVNRIEKGKNYGWIYREGLGTGGTLGSHPPQPAGFVHENPVHAYPRTGSSSVPQSEVPDTLRGESIIGGLIYRGGISSLYGKYIFGDHVSGHIWSMNPEGPTRNVTRLAGSSFISSFGTDPSNGDLLVTDWDSNKVLRLKSNTTVGNFPDTLSETGLFSNVATLTPAPGLVPYDVNLPFWSDHAVKTRWFSVPNASATLSPSAEGAWTIPDGALWVKHFEMEMERGNPASKKRLETRLLVKNAGGAYGVSYRWNNAGTEATLVQDAGESFPLAVTMGGIPAPQVWSIPARSQCMSCHTPQAGYALSFNTRQLNLPKDILGHTGNQLTTLFNQGYLSANPGSPNMLPRHLRADESDYSVEARVRSYLAVNCSYCHKTGGSAQGQWDGRPELLLSETGLINGNATNNGGNPANKLVVPGDTTHSIVLNRVAVSNGFTRMPPLGSNVIDTAAASLLSTWINGELDARQSYAEWRIANFEPDADPAGEPGADADGDGFTNQEEYLAGTDPSSGSSRFVPQIEGEAGEFTLSFEVPLNRSYRIETSGNLGQWTPWDIPGNQGLPSAGGVVEIAIPASDPMRFFRVELREN, from the coding sequence ATGCGTCGCCTCCCCCTCGCCGCGATCCTCCTGCCGTTTGCGTGTGGTTCGCTCAAGGCCGATCCCCTGCCCTTGCGTCAGCCGAATCCGGCGCTGAATGTGCCGGCCGCACCGCCTACCACCAGCCTTTCGCTGGTCGATGCCTTCCCTCTCAGCTTCGCGGCTCCGACTTGCTTGGCTTCCGAGCCGAACAACCAGCTCCGGCTCTATGTCTGCGAGAAGGCCGGGGTGATCCAGCTCATTCCCGACGTCACCGCGACAAGCCCGGGCAAAGTCGCTTTCTTCAATCTCGCGGGCGTGGTAAACCCGCGGACGGACGAGGAGTTCCGCAATGTCAGCGAGGGAGGCTTGCTGGGGCTGGCCTTCCACCCGAACTACGCGCAGAACCGCTACTTCTACGTTTTCTATTCGGTTCGAATCGAGATCGGCGGCGAGTATGAACTGCACCAGCGGATCTCGCGCTTCACGACGCTGGCAGGAAATCCGAATGCGGTGGATCTCACCAGCGAGCACATCCTGCTGCAGCAGATCGATGACGAAGGCAACCACAACGGCGGCGACCTTCACTTCGGGCCGGACGGCTATCTCTATATCTCCGTGGGTGATGGCGGAGGGCAGAACGATGTCGGCCTGAATTCACAGCGCATCGACAAGGACTTCTTCTCCGCGATCATGCGGATCGACGTCGACAAAAAGGTAGGGAACCTGGAGCCGAATCCGCACCCGAATCCTGCCGAGCATACCAACCGTGCGGATGCGGTGCAGCGCACCAACGGGATCGCTCATTACTCGATCCCGGCGGACAATCCGTTCGTGGGGGCGGAGACCTTCAATGGCCTGCCGGTAGCGGACGAGTATGTGCGGACGGAGTTCTGGGCCACGGGGCTGAGGAATCCCTGGCGCTTCTCCTTCGATGGTGCCGACCTGTGGTGCGGCGATGTCGGCGGGAGCAAGCGCGAGGAAGTGAACCGGATCGAGAAGGGCAAGAACTACGGCTGGATCTACCGCGAGGGGCTCGGCACCGGCGGCACCTTGGGAAGCCATCCGCCGCAGCCCGCGGGCTTCGTGCATGAGAATCCGGTGCATGCCTACCCCCGCACCGGCAGCAGCAGCGTGCCGCAGTCGGAAGTTCCGGACACCTTGCGCGGTGAATCGATCATCGGCGGTCTTATCTACCGCGGCGGGATTAGTTCCCTGTATGGTAAGTACATCTTCGGTGACCATGTCTCCGGCCACATCTGGTCGATGAATCCGGAAGGACCGACCCGCAATGTCACACGACTTGCGGGCAGCAGCTTCATCTCATCCTTCGGAACCGATCCCTCCAACGGAGATCTGCTGGTGACGGATTGGGACAGCAACAAGGTTCTGCGCCTGAAGTCGAACACCACCGTCGGTAACTTCCCGGATACCCTCAGCGAGACAGGGCTTTTCAGCAACGTGGCGACCCTGACGCCCGCTCCCGGGTTGGTGCCTTACGATGTGAATCTTCCTTTCTGGAGCGATCATGCGGTGAAGACACGCTGGTTCAGCGTGCCGAATGCGAGCGCCACTCTGAGTCCATCCGCGGAGGGGGCGTGGACGATTCCCGATGGTGCCCTGTGGGTGAAGCATTTCGAGATGGAGATGGAGCGGGGAAATCCGGCGAGCAAGAAGCGCCTCGAGACGCGCTTGCTGGTGAAGAATGCCGGAGGTGCCTACGGCGTGAGCTACCGCTGGAACAACGCGGGCACGGAAGCGACGCTAGTGCAAGATGCCGGTGAGAGCTTCCCTCTCGCGGTGACCATGGGTGGCATCCCAGCCCCCCAGGTCTGGAGCATTCCGGCACGGAGCCAGTGCATGAGCTGCCATACGCCGCAGGCCGGATATGCACTGTCCTTCAATACGCGGCAGCTGAATCTTCCCAAAGACATCCTCGGGCACACCGGGAATCAGCTCACCACGCTCTTCAATCAAGGTTACCTGAGTGCGAATCCCGGCTCGCCCAATATGCTGCCGCGTCATCTGCGTGCGGATGAATCGGATTACTCGGTGGAGGCGCGGGTTCGTTCTTACCTCGCGGTGAATTGCTCCTACTGCCACAAGACCGGCGGCAGCGCGCAGGGACAATGGGACGGTCGTCCCGAACTTCTGCTTAGCGAGACCGGCTTGATCAATGGCAATGCGACGAACAACGGTGGCAATCCGGCCAACAAGCTCGTCGTGCCCGGTGACACGACGCATTCGATCGTGCTCAACCGCGTGGCGGTGAGCAATGGCTTCACGCGCATGCCGCCGCTCGGCAGCAACGTGATCGACACCGCGGCGGCATCTTTGCTCAGCACTTGGATCAACGGCGAACTGGATGCCCGCCAAAGCTATGCCGAGTGGCGCATCGCGAATTTTGAACCGGATGCGGATCCTGCGGGGGAACCCGGTGCGGATGCCGATGGCGATGGCTTCACGAACCAAGAAGAGTATCTCGCAGGCACCGACCCATCGAGTGGCAGCAGCCGCTTCGTTCCGCAGATCGAGGGCGAGGCAGGCGAGTTCACGCTGTCCTTCGAGGTTCCCCTCAACCGCTCGTATCGGATCGAGACATCCGGCAATCTGGGTCAATGGACGCCATGGGACATTCCGGGCAACCAAGGCTTGCCGAGTGCGGGTGGTGTCGTGGAAATCGCGATTCCCGCCTCCGACCCGATGAGATTCTTCCGGGTGGAGTTGAGGGAGAATTAG
- a CDS encoding alpha-1,2-fucosyltransferase, which produces MKRTVVAMIKGGLGNQLFAYAAARAYAIRTQRELIIDDVSGYKNDGYNRSFKLDQFPIAAAIASPRWRFGDPKGFHHKSIRSFNKLLPNPLRSYLAEDSDQDETQLTGFISNRQVVRLNGYWQSEKYFFERASTIRTELQPPAFEEGSADAALEAELSSAPSVFLHIRRDRYSPRLGSGYYDSSITSALSTLGSCQFHVFGDDLDWARQYIDFHGASVRYHEGGDELRDFRLMAACRHAIVANSSFSWWAAWLRRHADKRVFTPSTPGWPLKPASEWTKVPNRLEH; this is translated from the coding sequence GTGAAACGTACCGTTGTCGCCATGATCAAAGGCGGGCTGGGCAACCAGCTCTTCGCCTACGCGGCGGCGCGTGCCTACGCGATCCGCACCCAGCGCGAGCTGATCATCGACGATGTGTCCGGCTACAAGAACGACGGCTACAACCGCTCTTTCAAGCTCGACCAGTTCCCGATCGCCGCGGCCATCGCCTCGCCGCGTTGGCGCTTCGGCGATCCCAAAGGCTTTCACCACAAATCGATCCGTTCCTTCAACAAGCTCCTCCCGAATCCCCTTCGCTCCTACCTCGCCGAGGATTCGGATCAGGATGAGACCCAGCTCACCGGCTTCATCTCGAACCGCCAGGTCGTCCGCCTGAATGGCTACTGGCAGAGCGAGAAGTACTTCTTCGAGCGCGCTTCCACGATCCGTACCGAACTCCAGCCTCCGGCCTTCGAGGAAGGTTCGGCGGATGCCGCCCTCGAGGCGGAGCTCTCGTCCGCACCTTCGGTCTTCCTGCACATCCGTCGCGATCGCTATTCGCCGCGGCTCGGCTCCGGCTACTACGATTCCAGTATCACTTCCGCGCTCTCCACGCTCGGGAGCTGCCAGTTCCACGTCTTCGGCGATGATCTGGACTGGGCCCGGCAGTACATCGATTTCCACGGTGCTTCCGTTCGCTACCACGAAGGCGGCGATGAATTGCGTGACTTCCGCCTGATGGCTGCCTGTCGCCACGCCATCGTCGCGAACAGCTCCTTCAGTTGGTGGGCTGCCTGGCTGCGCCGTCATGCCGACAAGCGCGTCTTCACCCCCTCCACCCCCGGCTGGCCCCTCAAGCCCGCTTCCGAGTGGACCAAGGTGCCGAACCGCCTCGAGCACTGA